From Streptomyces sp. SAI-135:
GGCGCGGCCTCACCGACGCCCTGCGCGAGGCCGTCCGCACCGGCCGCCTCGCCCCCGGCACCCGGCTGCCCTCCTCCCGCGCGCTCGCCGCCGACCTGGGCATCGCCCGCAACACCGTCGCCGACGCCTACGCCGACCTGGTCGCCGAGGGCTGGCTCACCGCCCGCCAGGGCTCGGCGACGCGGGTCTCGGACCGCACGGTCGTCCCGCCCGCCGGAGCCGCACCCCGGCCCCGCGAACCCGGGCGCCCCACCCACAACCTCGTCCCCGGCACCCCCGACCTCGCCTCCTTCCCGCGCGCCGAGTGGCTCAAGGCGGCCCGCCGCGCCCTCGCCACCGCCCCCTACCAGGCCCTCGACTACGGCGACCCCCGCGGCCGCGTCGAACTGCGCACCGCCCTCGCCGAGTACCTCTCGCGCGCCCGCGGGGTGCGCGCAGACCCCGACCGCATCCTGGTCTGCGCCGGGTTCTCGCACGGCCTGCGCCTGCTCGGCGCGGTGCTGCGGGCCCGGGGCGCCCGCACGGTCGCCGTGGAGTCGTACGGCCTCGACGTGCACTGGAACCTGCTCGCGGCCGCCGGCCTGCGGACCGTGCCGCTGCCCTTCGACGAACGCGGCACGGACCCGGGGGAGTTGACCGACCAGGACGCGGTGCTGCTCACCCCCGCCCACCAGTTCCCGATGGGCGGCACCCTGCACCGCGACCGCCGTGCGGCCGTCGTCGAGTGGGCCCGCCGCACCGGCGGACTGGTCGTCGAGGACGACTACGACGGCGAGTTCCGCTACGACCGCCAGCCCGTCGGCGCCCTCCAGGGCCTGGACCCCGACCACGTCGTCCACGCGGGCACGGCCAGCAAGTCCCTGGCCCCCGGCCTGCGACTGGGCTGGCTGGTGCTGCCGCCCGGCCTCATGGAGGAGGTCCTGGCGGTCAAGGGCGGCATCGACACCTGCGGGTCCCTCGACCAGCTGACCCTCGCCGAGTTCCTGACCTCCGGGGCCTACGACCGCCATGTGCGCGCCGCCCGGCTGCGCTACCGGCGCCGCCGCGACGCCCTCGTCGCCGAACTCGCGCGGCGGGCCCCGCGGGTGCACGCCACCGGGATCGCGGCCGGGCTGCACGTGGTGCTGGGGCTCCCGCCGGGCACCGAGCAGCCGGCGCTGCGGGCGGCGGCCTGGCAGGGCCTCGCGGTCCACGGGCTGCACCGCTACCAGCACCCCGAGGCCGTCGTCGAGCGGCACGACGCGCTCGTCGTGGGCTACGGCACACCGCCCGACCACGCCTGGTCGGGAGCGCTGGAGGCACTGTGCGCGGTGCTGCCCGAATAACGCCGGGCGATGCCGCTGTTCGCCTTACGGTCGGTATGGCTCACTCTGCCCACCTGTATCGGCAGCAACTGACCGACTCTCACTGAGTTCGTGCGGGGGATCGCGGAACGGAATGTGCCGGGGCCTCCCCGAACCTGGCCAGCGCCAACGCCCCCGCGACGGCCACCGCGAAACCCAGCACCGCCACCCACGCCAGCCCCTCCCGGGTGCGGTCCCCGAGCCACACCACCCCCACCAGCGCGGGCCCGATCGTCTCCCCGATCACCATCCCGGCGGTCGCCGTGGTCACCGACCCCCGCTGCAGCGCCGAGGTCAGCGACACGAACGCCGCTCCACCACCGACGAGGAGCGCATACGTCGCCGGATTGGCCACCAGCGCCGACGGGGCGAGCGAGTCGATCAGCCGCACCGCCACCTCGACCACCCCGAACCCGAACCCTGCCCCCAGCCCGAGCGCCAACGCCCGCCCCCGGTCCGGCAGCCGTCCGCCCAGCAGCGCGAGTGCGAGCACCGCGAGAGCCGTCCCGAGCATCGCGTACTTCAGGGCCGCCGAACCGCCGCGGTCGCCCTCGGTCCCGGACGCGATCCCCAGCAGTGCCATCCCGGCGCACACCACCCCGACCGCCGCCCACTCGCCCCCGCGCAGCCGAACCCGCAGCAGCCGCGCCGACACCACCGCGGTCACCGCCAGACTCGACGCGAGCGCCGCGCCGACCGCGTAGATCGGGATCGACCGCAACGCGGCGATCTGCAACAGGAACCCCACCCCGTCCAGAGCGAGCCCCGCCAGATACCGCCACTGCCGCACCGCCCTCAGGAACAGCGTCACCGCGAACGCCGAGCCCTCGCCACCGCCCGCGTCCGCCGCCCGTGCCGCCATCGCCTGCAGCACGGTGGCCGTGCCGAAGCAGACCGAGGCACCGAGAGCACACACCATTCCAAAGAGCACAAAGTGACCTTAGGGGAGGGGAGGGGAGGCGGGCCGCCTTCGGACAAGCTCTTACTGATCTCTAAGCTGTCCGCCGGACACACGACACAGCAGGCCCACGGCCTGACCAAGGGGGAGACACGAACATGGCGGACGCACGCCGGCAACTTCGCTCGGGCACGGTCGCACTCGGCGGCGTGGGACTGCTCGCCATGGCCCTGACCGCCTGCTCCTCCGACCCCGACAAGCGGTGTGTCGACCGCGACAGCTACACCCTCGGCAAGGGCTACCGGGTCGTCGCCGACAAGAACTGCAAGTCCAGCACCTCGGTCAACGGCTCCTACTACTACGGCGGCAAGAAGAAGGGCTCCTGGGTCTCGGACGGCTCCTTCACCAAGTCCGGCAAGGGCTCCGGCAGTTCGTCGAGCAGCACGGGCGGCAGCGGCAGCGGGGGCAGCGGTGTCGACCGCGGTGGCTTCGGGAGCGGAGGCAGCGGCGACGGCGGCGGCGTCGGCAAGGGAAGCTCCGGCGGCTGACGGCGGAGCCGAGCATCATGCGCCGACACACCCTCACCCCCCGGCCCGGCTGGCAGCAGACCGTCGAGGCCCAGGGCCTCGTCTACCCGCTCACCCGCCACCCCGACGACTCCCTGCGCCCCTACTGGGACGAGAGCGCCTACTACTCCTTCACGCTCCCCGAGGTGGAGGCACTGGAGGAGACCGTCGAGAACCTCCACCGTATGTGCCTGGCGGCCGCCGACCACATCGTCACCGCGCACCGCTTCGCCGACCTCGGCATCACCGACCCGCGGGTGGCCGAGGCGGTCGCCGAGTCCTGGCACCGGCGCGCCGAACTCCCCTCCGTCTACGGCCGCTTCGACCTCCGCCACGACGGCGACGGCCCGGCCAAACTGCTGGAGTACAACGCCGACACCCCCACCTCCCTCGTGGAGGCCGCCTCGCCCCAGTGGTTCTGGATGGAGGAGCGCTTCCCCGGCGCCGACCAGTGGAACTCCCTCCACGAACGCCTCGTCGCCGCCTGGAAGAAACAGGCCGCCCTCCTGCCGCCCGGCAGCCCGCTCTACTTCGCGCACTCCAGTGCCGACGAACTCGGCGAGGACCTCATGACGGTCGCCTACCTCAAGGAGACCGCAGAGCAGGCCGGCCTGGACACCGACTGGATCTCGATGGAGGAGATCGGCTGGGACCCCCTCTCCGGCCGCTTCGTCGACAACCAACTCCGCTTCATCCGCAGCTGCTTCAAGCTCTACCCCTGGGAGTGGCTCACCACGGACCGCTTCGCCACCCACGTCCTCGACACCCTCGACAACGGCGGCGGCACTGGCAGCACCCTGTGGATCGAACCCGCCTGGAAGATGCTGCTCAGCAACAAGGCCCTCCTCGCGATCCTCTGGGAGCTGTACCCGGACCACCCGAACCTCCTGCCCGCCTACCTCGACGGCCCCCGGCACCTGGCCGCCACGACCGGCTACGTCGCCAAGCCGCTGCTCGGCCGCGAGGGCGCCGGAGTGACGGTGCACGAGCCCGGCACCGATGCACCGGTCCGTGAGGAGCCCTGCTGCTACCAGGAACTGGCCCCCCTCCCCGACTTCGACGGCAACCACGTGGTCCTCGGCGCCTGGGTCGTGGAGAACGAGCCGGCGGGCCTGGGCATCCGGGAGTCGTCCGGCTTGATCACCGACGAGTACGCACGCTTTTTGCCTCACGTGATCCTCTGAGCGGGGCGGGCGGGGCGAGGCGAAGCAGGCGAGGCTAGGCGGGGTTCGGGCCTGTGGTGTGTGGGCGGGGGCCTGACCTCGGGGCGTGGGGGGCCTGGCCCCGGGTGCGTGGGCGGCGGGGCCTGGCCCCGGGTGCGTGGGCGGGGGCGTGGCCCCGGGTGCGTCGGTGGTGTGGGAAGACCGCGGCCCCGGACCGCCTCTCCGGCGGCCGCCGACTGAAGCAGGCAGGACGATCGGGCCCCGTGACTTCCTATGAGCGCCCGACGGAAAAAGCGTTGCCGCCCTCCACCCGCCCGCGTTACCGTCACCGCACTCTGACGCACACGCTCTCTTGAACCATCGCCGCAGAACGGGAGCAGGCCCGCGCACAGCGCGCGGTGCCACGGAGGGGCGGCACCGGATCCGGCCGACCGGCGGATCCCGTACGCCCTCCGGAGGACCCTCCATGAACATCGGCCTCGGCCTTCCCATCGACGACCCCGCCCAGCTGCTGACCTGGGCCCGGCGCGCCGACGCGAGCCCCTTCCGCACCCTCGGCCTGCTCGACCGCCTCGTCTACGACAACCCCGAGCCCCTCGTCACGCTGGCCACCCTCGCCGGTGCCACCTCCCGCATCCGCGTCCAGACCGAGGTGCTGCTCGCACCCCTCCACAACACCGCCCTGCTCGCCAAGCAGACCGCGACCCTGGACCGCCTCTCCGGCGGCCGCTTCACGCTCGGCATCGGTGTCGGAGGCCGCGAGGACGACTGCCTGGCCGCCGGCATCGACCTCCACCGCCGTGGCCGCCGCCTCGACGAACAGCTGACCCTGCTGCGCCGCGCCTGGTCCGGCGAACCCTACGCAGAGGGTGTCGGCCCCATCGGCCCCGCTCCCAGCACCCCCGATGGCCCCGAGGTCCTGTTCGGCGGCTTCGCCCCCGCCGCCCTCGAACGCGTCGGCCGCTTCGGCGACGGCTTCCTCGGCGCCGCCCTGCCGCCCTCCTTCATGTCCAACCTGTTCCGCGACGCCGAAACGGCCTGGCAGAAGCACGACCGCCCCGGCCACCCCCGCCTGGTCGCCCAGGCCAACGTCGCTCTCGGCCCGGACGACACCGTGGACCGGGCCCGCCGCACGCTCCGCGACTACTACGCCTTCAGCGGCCACGTCGCGTACATGGAGGCCGGCCTGCTCACCACACCGCGGCAGATCCGTGAGACGGCCGACGCCTACTTCGGCATCGGCGCCGACGAGGTGATGCTCTACTGCTGGGCCTCGGACCCGGACCAGGTCGACCGCCTCGCCGACGCGCTGTTCTGACGTCCAGCGCACGCCACGGCTTCGAGGCCAGGAGCCCCCCGCCCGGCCTCGAAGCCGTCGCTCGCATGGTGGACGCCGCACAGGTGCCTCCCGACGTGGCCGGTAGGCTGGCCAGCAGGCCGTGACTGGCGCGCTGGGATGGGACGGACCATCGGGGAGCGGCCTGTGAGTGACCAAGTGCCGTGCGCCTGGGCCGAACCGTGATCCGTGACCGCTTCAAGCCACGCAGCCCGGAGGCCGCCATGTCAGAGCAGCAGCCCCTGTCCACCGAGTCCACGGCCTTCCGCGCCGCCCTCGACGTGATCCGCGCCGTAGAGCCGCGCGTCGCCGACGCCATCGGCCAGGAGGTCCACGACCAGCGCGAGATGCTCAAGCTGATCGCCTCCGAGAACTACGCCTCCCCGGCCACTCTCCTCGCGATGGGCAACTGGTTCAGCGACAAGTACGCCGAGGGCACCGTCGGCCGCCGCTTCTACGCCGGCTGCCGCAACGTCGACACCGTCGAGTCCCTGGCCGCCGAGCACGCCAAGGAACTCTTCGGCGCCCGCCACGCCTACGTCCAGCCCCACTCCGGCATCGACGCCAACCTCGTCGCCTTCTGGTCCGTCCTCGCCCAGCGCGTCGAGGTCCCCGCGCTCCAGAAGGCCGGCGTCCGTCAGGTCAACGACCTCTCCGACGCCGACTGGGCCGAGCTCCGCCAGGCCTTCGGCAACCAGCGCATGCTCGGCATGTCCCTGGACGCCGGCGGCCACCTCACCCACGGCTTCCGCCCGAACATCTCCGGCAAGATGTTCGACCAGCGCTCCTACGGCACCGACCCCGCCACCGGCCTCGTCGACTACGAGGCTCTGCGCGCCTCGGCCCGTGAGTTCAAGCCGATGATCATCGTCGCCGGCTACTCGGCCTACCCGCGCCTGGTGAACTTCCGGATCATGCGCGAGATCGCCGACGAGGTCGGCGCCACGCTCATGGTCGACATGGCCCACTTCGCCGGTCTCGTCGCCGGCAAGGTCCTCACCGGCGACTTCGACCCGGTCCCGCACGCCCAGATCGTCACCACCACCACCCACAAGTCCCTGCGCGGCCCGCGCGGCGGCATGGTGCTGTGCGACGACTCCCTCAAGGACCAGGTCGACCGCGGCTGCCCGATGGTCCTCGGCGGCCCGCTCCCGCACGTCATGGCCGCGAAGGCCGTCGCCCTCGCCGAGGCCCGGCAGCCCTCCTTCCAGGACTACGCCCAGCGGATCGTCGACAACTCCCGCGCCCTGGCCGAGGGCCTGATGCGCCGCGGCGCCACCCTGGTCACCGGCGGCACCGACAACCACCTCAACCTGATCGACGTGGCCTCCTCCTACGGCCTCACCGGCCGCCAGGCCGAGGCGGCCCTGCTCGAGTCGGGCATCGTCACCAACCGCAACGCCATCCCGGCCGACCCCAACGGCGCCTGGTACACCTCCGGCATCCGCATCGGCACCCCCGCCCTGACCACCCGTGGTCTCGGCACCGCCGAGATGGACGAGGTCGCCGGTCTCATCGACCGTGTCCTCACCACCACGGAGCCCGGCACCACCAGCAAGGGCGCCCCCTCCAAGGCCCAGCACATCCTGGACCCGAAGGTCGCCGACGAGATCTCCCACCGGGCCACCGACCTCGTCGCCGGCTTCCCGCTGTACCCCGAGGTCGACCTCGGCTGACCGGCGTCCCCTCTTGAGTTGTCAAAGAACAGTGACTCCTAGAGATCGATGAGTTCCTGTCGTGGCTCCTCCCGCGGCGGTCCGGCTCCCGGCCGGGCCGCCGCGCGGCGTATCAGCCGCGTGCCGCCCATCCCGGCCGCGAACCCCACGGCGACCCCCGGCACCGCCCACCAGGCTCCGTCCGCGTCGCCCTCCTCACCGCCGCCTCCGTCCTGGAGTCCGCCCTCCCCGGCGCCGCCCAACAGTCCCGCCCGGTCCAGCTGATCGAAGGCGGCCCGTGACGCCCGGTGCCGGCGGATGTCGTCGTCCTGCCGCTCCGGCACCGGATCCGTACGCACCCACGGAGTGCCGTCCCCGGTCAGGAAGAGCTGGTCCTGTCGCTCCACGGCAACCTCGCTCCCGGGTGCCGAGTTCGTCTGCGGCCGGCCGCCGACACCCGTCAGCCCCCGCGTCACGGTCATCCGCACCGGTGGACAGCGGCCCTCCTGCCAGGTGTCCGACACCCGCTCCGTGCCCGCGTACATCGGTCGGAGCAGCCGCCACAGGCGGGTGAAGTACGGCTCGTCGGACCGCACGGCCTCCGTCCGGCCTGCGCCCCCGGTGACGACCATCGCCAGGTCGGGGTCGTCGAATCCCGTCTCCCACGCCGCAGGTGCCCCCGCGTCCGCCGCCCGGGCCGTCGGCGCCCCGAGCGCCATCACCGCCACGGCCACGGGTACGAGTGCCGATAACGCCCTGCGCCCTCCGAGCCACGGTGCTGTGCGTGTGTTCCGCACGGTCATCTCCCCCTCGATCAACAAAGCCTCACTGTCTCAAGCTCGCGAAGACCTCCCTTCGTCACACATCACGCAGCTCCTGCCGCGGCCCCGGCTCCCGGCGCGGGCGCTCCCACCGCCTCCGCAGTGCCAAGGGCCGCAAGGTCAGGGCCAGTACGGCACCTGCCGCCAGACCGGGAAGCGACCACCACCACCCGGTGCCGTCGTACCCCGTCGCGCGGGGAGCAGCGGACGCCGAGGTCTTTGCCGTCCCCGTGGGCGCTGCCTCCGCCGAACCGTCCGCCGCCTGTTCCGGTGCCGGGAAGATGGCATGCCCCTCGCCTGAGATCGCGCCCATCACGCCCAAGTCATCAAGCAGCGAACGTAGTTGGTGCGACTCGTTGGCGCGGTGCCAGTGCCCGTTCACCGACTCCGGGACGTGCTCCGCCGTGTGTATCCACACCTCGTCCGTGTCGGCCAGAGGGAAGACCTGGTCGATGCGCCACGGTGAGACGTCGTGCGCCATCCAGGTGACGTTGATCTGACGGGCGGCGAGGAGGTTCGCCTCGGGCGGCTTGGTGCGGGTGCCCGTGCCTGGAGAGCCGAGCAACCGCTGCAACTCTCCGTACTCCTCGTCGGAGTGGTACAGCGATGCCGTCTCCCCGCTCTCGGGCGAGACCACCAGCACACTCGTCGGCCCACCCGCCGACGCGGCGGACGCCGCCCACACCGTCAGAGTCAGCGCCGCCGCCAACGCCCCCAGACCCGAGGCCAGTTCCCGACCTCGACCCCTCCAGCCAATCCGGCCACTCTCACGCCTCTTCATGCCGACCCCCAGCTGACGATCCCCGTGCGCCTCGTCCCCGAGCCGCGTGTCACTTCTGGTACACCGCCCGGCCCGCCGGGGTTCCCACCCCGGGCGCACTATTTCGGGGAACTCCCGGCACCACCGTTCATGGGCCCGCCCAGGGACTCAGCGATCTTCAGCGCCCGCTCCTTCGACGCCACGCCCTCCAGCCGCAGCGTCACGCTCGCCCCGCCGTCGCGCCGGATCCACAGCAGGGTCGGCCCGGCGGTCCGCTCCGTGCGGGTGAAGCGGTCACCGTCGTCGTCCACCAGCCACAGACCGAGCACATGCGGACGCGGGAACCACAGGGCGTGGTCCTGCACCCCGTCGGCCACGGGCCCGCCCAGCGCGATCCACTCCGGCGGTTCGCGCAAGGTCTTGGTGAATGCGGGGTCGAGCCGCCCCAGGAACTCGTCCAGCCGGACCGTGTGCCCGCCCTCGCGCCAGCACAGGCTCACCACGAACCGCCCCCGCGGCTCGGCCGACACCGTCACCGTGCCCACAGGGCCGAGCGCCTCCGGCACCAGCGGTTCGAATCCCGCCCGCCGCTCGGCCTGCGCGAGCGACACCGAGCGCCCGCATCCGGGCACCTCGGCCCCCGGCGAGGGCACCGCCGACGGGTCGTACCGCACCTCGACCCCGCCGAAGTCGATCCAGTCCAGGACGGCCGCCCG
This genomic window contains:
- a CDS encoding PLP-dependent aminotransferase family protein, coding for MAKSWAPFGVDLHLDPTGPGVRRGLTDALREAVRTGRLAPGTRLPSSRALAADLGIARNTVADAYADLVAEGWLTARQGSATRVSDRTVVPPAGAAPRPREPGRPTHNLVPGTPDLASFPRAEWLKAARRALATAPYQALDYGDPRGRVELRTALAEYLSRARGVRADPDRILVCAGFSHGLRLLGAVLRARGARTVAVESYGLDVHWNLLAAAGLRTVPLPFDERGTDPGELTDQDAVLLTPAHQFPMGGTLHRDRRAAVVEWARRTGGLVVEDDYDGEFRYDRQPVGALQGLDPDHVVHAGTASKSLAPGLRLGWLVLPPGLMEEVLAVKGGIDTCGSLDQLTLAEFLTSGAYDRHVRAARLRYRRRRDALVAELARRAPRVHATGIAAGLHVVLGLPPGTEQPALRAAAWQGLAVHGLHRYQHPEAVVERHDALVVGYGTPPDHAWSGALEALCAVLPE
- a CDS encoding glutathionylspermidine synthase family protein; the encoded protein is MRRHTLTPRPGWQQTVEAQGLVYPLTRHPDDSLRPYWDESAYYSFTLPEVEALEETVENLHRMCLAAADHIVTAHRFADLGITDPRVAEAVAESWHRRAELPSVYGRFDLRHDGDGPAKLLEYNADTPTSLVEAASPQWFWMEERFPGADQWNSLHERLVAAWKKQAALLPPGSPLYFAHSSADELGEDLMTVAYLKETAEQAGLDTDWISMEEIGWDPLSGRFVDNQLRFIRSCFKLYPWEWLTTDRFATHVLDTLDNGGGTGSTLWIEPAWKMLLSNKALLAILWELYPDHPNLLPAYLDGPRHLAATTGYVAKPLLGREGAGVTVHEPGTDAPVREEPCCYQELAPLPDFDGNHVVLGAWVVENEPAGLGIRESSGLITDEYARFLPHVIL
- a CDS encoding LLM class flavin-dependent oxidoreductase translates to MNIGLGLPIDDPAQLLTWARRADASPFRTLGLLDRLVYDNPEPLVTLATLAGATSRIRVQTEVLLAPLHNTALLAKQTATLDRLSGGRFTLGIGVGGREDDCLAAGIDLHRRGRRLDEQLTLLRRAWSGEPYAEGVGPIGPAPSTPDGPEVLFGGFAPAALERVGRFGDGFLGAALPPSFMSNLFRDAETAWQKHDRPGHPRLVAQANVALGPDDTVDRARRTLRDYYAFSGHVAYMEAGLLTTPRQIRETADAYFGIGADEVMLYCWASDPDQVDRLADALF
- a CDS encoding glycine hydroxymethyltransferase is translated as MSEQQPLSTESTAFRAALDVIRAVEPRVADAIGQEVHDQREMLKLIASENYASPATLLAMGNWFSDKYAEGTVGRRFYAGCRNVDTVESLAAEHAKELFGARHAYVQPHSGIDANLVAFWSVLAQRVEVPALQKAGVRQVNDLSDADWAELRQAFGNQRMLGMSLDAGGHLTHGFRPNISGKMFDQRSYGTDPATGLVDYEALRASAREFKPMIIVAGYSAYPRLVNFRIMREIADEVGATLMVDMAHFAGLVAGKVLTGDFDPVPHAQIVTTTTHKSLRGPRGGMVLCDDSLKDQVDRGCPMVLGGPLPHVMAAKAVALAEARQPSFQDYAQRIVDNSRALAEGLMRRGATLVTGGTDNHLNLIDVASSYGLTGRQAEAALLESGIVTNRNAIPADPNGAWYTSGIRIGTPALTTRGLGTAEMDEVAGLIDRVLTTTEPGTTSKGAPSKAQHILDPKVADEISHRATDLVAGFPLYPEVDLG